Proteins co-encoded in one Nicotiana sylvestris chromosome 7, ASM39365v2, whole genome shotgun sequence genomic window:
- the LOC138873199 gene encoding uncharacterized protein: protein MSLTHTRHKWAWMRRSKGAFMRHWLGWCRVFYTEKLFIGGDFNGHIGLSAGDFGKVYGGFGFGDRNGGGTLLLDFARAFELVIVNSMFPKREEHLVTFQSMVAKTQIDYLLLRMCDRGLCEDCNLIPSENLATQHRLLVMDVGILMKRKKRFVRGQSRIRRGALSKYNAQELEGRLMSLGA from the coding sequence ATGTCATTAACGCATACGCGCCATAAATGGGCTTGGATGAGGAGGTCAAAAGGCGCTTTTATGAGGCACTGGTTGGGGTGGTGCAGGGTATTCTACACGGAGAAGCTATTCATAGGAGgtgatttcaatggtcatattgggttgtCTGCTGGTGACTTTGGTAAGGTGTACGGTGGCTTCGGCTTTGGTGATAGGAATGGGGGTGGTACCTTACTGTTGGATTTTGCTAGAGCTTTTGAGTTGGTGATTGTGAACTCTATGTTTCCGAAGAGGGAGGAACACTTGGTTACTTTCCAGAGTATGGTGGctaagactcagattgactatctactCCTCAGGATGTGTGATAGGgggttgtgcgaggattgcaatTTGATCCCGAGTGAGAACCTCGCAACTCAACATAGGCTCCTGGTGATGGACGTCGGTATCTTGATGAAGAGAAAGAAGAGGTTTGTAAGGGGTCAGTCGAGGATCAGGCGGGGAGCTTTGTCTAAGTATAATGCGCAGGAGTTGGAGGGGCGGCTGATGTCTTTGGGTGCCTAG